The DNA region TCCAGGAAGTCCATCTTGCCGGCCCGGTAGCCCTCCGTGGCCAGGGCCAGGTTCTCCTGGAGCGACTGCTGGGCGTTCTCCCCGAAGAGGCGCAGGGAGGACTCGGCGGTCTGGTAGCGCACGAGCGCCAGCCGCACCTCCGCGCGCGCGAGCCGCTCCACCGCCTCCAGGGTGCGCGTTGCCTCGGTGACGCGTGCGGCGCTGGTGCCGCGTCCAGCCTGGTTGCGGTCGAACACCGGCAGCTCGATGGACAGGGTGCCCTGGACGATGTGGGCCTCCTCCTCGCGGCCGTAGCTGATGCCCGCACGAGGGCTGGGCAGCGCCGCCCGCTGGCTCAGCCGCTGCTGGGCCTGGCTGGCCTCCAGCTCCGCGTGCGCCGCCTGGAGATCGGCCCGGTCGCGGAGGGCCTGGTCGAGCAAGGTGGGCAGCGGCGGCGCCTGAGGGCTGTCTGGAAGGGGCGTGTCCTCGGCGTGAATCTCCACGGCCTCGTCGAGCCCGATGAGCAGGCCCAGGGCGTTGAGGGCCGACGCATGGCGGAAGACGGCGCGGTTGTGCTCACGGGCGGCGCGGCCCGCCTCGACGCGGGCCGTGTTGACCTCCAGGCGGGAGGCGGCGCCGGCCTCCAGCCGCTCCTCCGCCGCGCTCAGCGCTTCGGCGGCCAGCGTGCGGGCATCCTCGGCGAGGCGCACCTCCTGTCCCGCGGCCCGGGCGCGGGCAAACGCCGTGCGGACCTCGGCCACGAGCTCCACGCGCCGGGCCCGGAGCTGGGCCTCGCTCGCGGTGACGAGGGCCCGGGCGGCCTCCTTCCGGGCGGAGGGCTGCCCGAAGAACTCCACCTGCTGGCTGAGGCCCACGCCCAGCTCCAGGGTGTTTCCGCCCTCGCGCAGGCGCGGGCCCGCCGCCGCGGAGAGCTCGGGGTTGGCCTGAAAGAAGCGGGCATCGTTCTGGGCCTGCGCCTGGGCCCGGGCCACCCCGGCCTCCAGCGAGACGAGGACGGGGCTCCGCTCCAGCGCGAGCGCGACGGCCTGCTCGAGCGTCAGCGGCCCGGCGGAGGCCTCGGACAGCGAGAGAAACCCATAGAGACACAGGCACAGCAGGGGAGAGGCGGAGACTCCGCGCGAAAGCATGAGCGGCCCACGGCGCGAGGCGGCCGGCAAGGGCAGCGGACGCGCGGCAGAGAGGGAGCAACGGACGCACGGCCTGCCCGGGCCACGAGGCCCCGGAAGCCGTCAGACGAACGCCACGCTCAGGCCGCGATGGGGGGGCGCAACAGGCGCCGCATCACCC from Stigmatella aurantiaca includes:
- a CDS encoding TolC family protein, coding for MLSRGVSASPLLCLCLYGFLSLSEASAGPLTLEQAVALALERSPVLVSLEAGVARAQAQAQNDARFFQANPELSAAAGPRLREGGNTLELGVGLSQQVEFFGQPSARKEAARALVTASEAQLRARRVELVAEVRTAFARARAAGQEVRLAEDARTLAAEALSAAEERLEAGAASRLEVNTARVEAGRAAREHNRAVFRHASALNALGLLIGLDEAVEIHAEDTPLPDSPQAPPLPTLLDQALRDRADLQAAHAELEASQAQQRLSQRAALPSPRAGISYGREEEAHIVQGTLSIELPVFDRNQAGRGTSAARVTEATRTLEAVERLARAEVRLALVRYQTAESSLRLFGENAQQSLQENLALATEGYRAGKMDFLELLVIRRETLEARRDHIEAMEEFSTAQAQLQRVIGSLP